A window of the Thiomicrospira microaerophila genome harbors these coding sequences:
- a CDS encoding NADP-dependent isocitrate dehydrogenase, with amino-acid sequence MTDVLSTLIYTHTDEAPALATYSLLPIVRAFTGAAGIAVETRDISLAGRILAQFPDYLTEMQRQADALSELGELAKTPQANIIKLPNISASIPQLTAAITELQAQGFAIPDYPASPEDDVQKDIKARYAKVLGSAVNPVLREGNSDRRVALPVKDYAKKHPHSMGAWSADSKSHVGHMQAEDFYGSEQSVVLQKPTSVKIELHAESGEVSVLKAPFALQAGEVIDASRMSAKALRAFYQAQIDEAKQQGVLLSLHLKATMMKVSDPIMFGHAVTVYFKDLFAKYADTFAQLGVNPNNGFGDVLSKIQSLPEDQRQQIEADIQVIYQTQPGLAMVDSDKGITNLHVPSDIIIDASMPAAIRASGKMWNAQGELQDMKAMIPDRCYAGIYQQTIAFCKQHGAFDPATMGTVPNVGLMAQKAEEYGSHDKTFEITQPGLVKVIDEQGDCLMQHAVEAGDIWRMCQTKDVAIQDWVRLAVERARLTATPAIFWLDAERAHDANLIKKVEVALDQYDTKGLDIQILSPSDATALTLQRAKDGLDTISVTGNVLRDYLTDLFPILELGTSAKMLSIVPLLAGGGLFETGAGGSAPKHVQQLVQENFLRWDSLGEFLALAVSIEHLANQTGDNQAKVLVDTLNQATSRFLDEDKSPGRKLGQLDNRGSHFYLALYWAQALAEQTQDTGLQTRFKPVAEAMTSQQDTIVAELNAVQGQAVDLGGYYHPDSTKANAVMRPSATFNAIIDAI; translated from the coding sequence ATGACAGATGTATTATCGACACTTATCTATACCCATACCGATGAAGCGCCGGCTTTAGCCACCTACTCATTGTTGCCGATTGTTCGCGCTTTTACCGGTGCGGCGGGTATTGCCGTTGAAACCCGTGATATTTCGTTAGCCGGACGTATTTTGGCCCAGTTTCCTGATTATTTAACCGAGATGCAACGTCAAGCGGATGCCTTATCTGAACTGGGTGAGCTCGCTAAAACGCCGCAAGCGAATATCATCAAATTACCCAATATTAGCGCATCGATTCCGCAGTTGACGGCGGCGATTACAGAATTGCAAGCGCAAGGTTTTGCGATACCGGATTATCCGGCTTCACCGGAAGATGACGTGCAAAAAGACATCAAAGCGCGTTATGCCAAGGTGCTGGGTTCAGCGGTGAATCCGGTGTTGCGTGAAGGCAATTCTGATCGTCGTGTGGCGCTACCCGTTAAGGACTATGCCAAAAAACATCCGCATAGCATGGGTGCGTGGTCTGCGGATTCCAAGTCGCATGTCGGTCATATGCAAGCCGAAGATTTTTATGGTTCGGAACAATCGGTGGTGCTGCAAAAACCGACCTCGGTGAAAATCGAACTTCATGCTGAGAGTGGCGAAGTGAGCGTGTTAAAAGCGCCGTTTGCGTTGCAAGCCGGTGAGGTGATTGATGCTTCACGTATGTCCGCTAAGGCCTTGCGGGCGTTTTATCAGGCGCAGATTGACGAGGCTAAGCAGCAGGGTGTGTTATTGTCCTTGCATCTCAAAGCCACAATGATGAAGGTTTCCGACCCGATTATGTTTGGTCATGCCGTGACGGTCTATTTTAAAGACCTGTTTGCCAAATATGCCGATACCTTTGCGCAGTTAGGCGTCAATCCAAATAACGGTTTTGGTGATGTGCTGAGCAAAATTCAAAGCCTGCCGGAAGATCAGCGTCAGCAAATTGAAGCCGATATTCAGGTGATTTACCAAACACAACCAGGCCTGGCGATGGTCGATTCGGATAAGGGGATTACTAACCTGCATGTGCCTAGCGATATTATTATCGATGCCTCGATGCCAGCGGCCATCCGTGCTTCCGGCAAAATGTGGAATGCGCAGGGTGAACTGCAGGACATGAAAGCGATGATTCCAGATCGTTGTTATGCCGGTATCTACCAGCAAACCATCGCGTTCTGTAAACAACACGGCGCGTTTGATCCGGCGACCATGGGCACGGTACCGAATGTTGGCTTAATGGCGCAAAAAGCGGAAGAGTATGGTTCGCATGATAAAACCTTTGAAATTACCCAACCAGGCCTGGTTAAGGTCATCGACGAGCAGGGCGATTGTTTAATGCAACATGCGGTTGAGGCGGGTGATATTTGGCGTATGTGTCAAACCAAAGACGTGGCGATTCAAGACTGGGTCCGCTTAGCGGTGGAGCGCGCACGTTTGACCGCTACGCCGGCGATTTTCTGGTTGGATGCCGAGCGTGCGCATGATGCCAACTTGATTAAGAAAGTTGAGGTGGCATTGGATCAATATGATACTAAAGGCCTAGATATTCAAATTCTATCACCAAGCGATGCCACCGCACTCACCTTGCAGCGCGCGAAAGACGGCTTGGATACGATTTCGGTTACAGGTAATGTGTTGCGTGACTATTTAACCGATTTATTCCCGATTCTAGAGCTGGGCACCAGTGCGAAGATGCTTTCGATTGTGCCCCTGTTGGCCGGCGGTGGATTGTTTGAAACCGGTGCAGGCGGTTCAGCGCCAAAGCATGTTCAACAGTTGGTACAGGAAAATTTTTTGCGCTGGGATTCGTTAGGTGAGTTTTTGGCCTTAGCGGTGTCGATTGAACATCTTGCCAATCAAACCGGTGACAACCAAGCCAAAGTGTTGGTTGATACGCTCAACCAAGCGACCAGTCGCTTTTTGGATGAAGACAAATCGCCGGGTCGCAAGCTGGGGCAATTGGATAATCGCGGCAGTCATTTTTACCTTGCACTTTACTGGGCACAAGCCTTGGCAGAACAAACCCAAGACACGGGTTTGCAAACACGCTTTAAACCGGTTGCCGAGGCGATGACCAGCCAACAGGACACGATTGTGGCCGAACTGAATGCCGTGCAGGGACAAGCGGTGGATTTAGGTGGCTATTACCATCCGGATAGCACCAAGGCGAATGCGGTAATGCGTCCAAGCGCAACATTCAATGCCATTATTGATGCGATATAA
- a CDS encoding diguanylate cyclase — protein MSHDQQTILIVDDIASDIQMLANALQDDYRIIVATQGWQAIQMASSECPPDLILLDIMMPDMDGYSICKQLKSDPKTMGIPVVFVTALQNNEDQERGLNIGAVDYIIKPFHLPIVKARLRNHMLLKMKTDQLEELSHLDGLTGIANRRHFDEVLSKEQSRLQRSGGTLSLIMLDIDFFKPFNDNYGHGTGDECLTQVARALSRVVKRPTDLLARYGGEEFAVILPDTDLEGAMLVAKSLHAEVNRLAIPHAYSKVFGFITISLGVANLSSAKTKEPVYKLLKRADDALYKAKELGRNRICVAEKI, from the coding sequence ATGTCGCATGATCAACAGACGATTCTAATTGTAGATGATATCGCTTCAGATATTCAAATGCTGGCGAATGCTTTGCAAGATGACTACCGCATTATCGTTGCAACACAAGGCTGGCAAGCAATTCAAATGGCTAGTTCAGAATGCCCACCGGACCTTATTTTGCTAGATATCATGATGCCTGACATGGATGGCTATAGCATATGTAAGCAGCTTAAGTCGGATCCTAAAACGATGGGGATTCCAGTGGTTTTTGTGACGGCGTTACAAAATAACGAGGATCAAGAACGCGGGCTTAATATTGGAGCGGTTGATTACATTATTAAACCCTTTCATTTACCGATTGTTAAAGCACGTTTACGTAATCATATGTTGCTTAAAATGAAAACAGACCAGCTTGAGGAACTTTCTCACCTTGATGGTTTAACTGGTATCGCTAATCGACGTCATTTTGACGAGGTTTTAAGCAAGGAGCAGAGTCGGTTACAACGTTCAGGCGGAACCTTGTCGTTGATTATGCTTGATATTGATTTCTTCAAGCCGTTTAATGATAACTATGGGCATGGAACTGGGGATGAGTGCCTAACACAGGTTGCGCGTGCGTTATCTAGAGTGGTAAAACGGCCGACTGATTTGTTGGCGCGTTATGGTGGTGAGGAATTTGCGGTCATTTTGCCTGATACAGACCTAGAGGGTGCAATGTTGGTGGCCAAAAGCCTGCATGCAGAGGTGAATCGTTTGGCGATTCCGCATGCTTATTCTAAGGTTTTTGGTTTTATTACTATTAGCCTAGGTGTCGCTAATCTGTCATCAGCTAAGACCAAAGAGCCTGTATATAAGCTTTTGAAGCGTGCAGATGACGCCTTGTATAAAGCTAAAGAACTAGGGCGCAATCGAATTTGCGTCGCTGAAAAAATATAA
- a CDS encoding CBS domain-containing protein has protein sequence MFFPKLIELATRNVITISEQASIEQAVHHMREHNIRDVIVTGKKGLRIITAKELVKLSADKVPFTQSLDNINLNQVPTIAETANVIDAITLISEHVDEHLCLINPDGYLTGIISYSDLAASLDPQFLAQNKSLRQVVRLSRIVRVRVDDSLEQAFKKLAPLNQSAALVLADSDTQPVGIITQSDLIRLFDEKVDWQRPVGDYMSSPLVTLHEDMTLHDALNFSREQHIKRLVVVDEQERICGILHQKDLVALVYQDWAALLKSQKRQAEAERDLFAGGPVSVLIWHAKEGWPIEFVSKNIEQLLGYSSEMIDKSQGLYSNLIHLEDRQRIEQERARYLDEGLGFWESRYRLMHKDGSIRWVYDYTRPEYNDRGELVKLYGYLLDQTEYILLNEQLAVSQQRALQADQAKSEFLANMSHEIRTPMNAIIGLSELIDDPKMSIDSKTKIKQIQQAARGLMSVLNDILDFTRLETTQVQLVEEDFYLADIEESLKGLFQYAAQAKNLVFTIDTDVQFPQAFIGDKFRLTQILTNLVGNAIKFTEQGFVRLVIRIVKLEGEQACLSFEVSDSGIGISAENKAKLFQPFSQADGSITRQYGGSGLGLVISQGLVEALNGEGIELETLEGKGSTFSFRLPLKLRNDAQAGSAVNLDEPIFQLKGRVLVVEDNPINRQVLKAQLESFGLNVTLAASGEEGVEVCNQAMFDLVLMDIQMPGIDGFQATLLIKQTHPDLPIIALTASATQQSREKALQAGMTDHLCKPIDSQLLHFALARWLEQGNRPIRASRSSSFEQSFAFGFKLKGISIKQGLSRLEGNQKLYRHLLANFLRQMDGTYHSLYGLLLSLSNQNLAEWVQVKAMTHSLKSVASNLALIDLTDVLNHLDQKLSDQLVPSEVELNQFQQVMNQTIESVKFLIDNWQSEAVLGVFDKQGALEQLKTLKAAVHVNEYISLDRLTAFEKVLSKDLLERYYPEIQLAVTEFNFRQAEVLLSALEKDILALVPGEQ, from the coding sequence TTGTTTTTTCCGAAACTAATTGAACTTGCAACGCGCAATGTGATCACCATTTCTGAACAGGCATCGATTGAGCAGGCTGTTCATCATATGCGTGAGCATAATATTCGTGATGTGATTGTTACCGGAAAAAAAGGTTTGCGCATTATTACCGCGAAGGAATTGGTCAAGCTCAGCGCAGACAAGGTTCCTTTTACGCAATCCCTAGATAATATTAATCTTAACCAGGTTCCCACTATTGCCGAAACTGCGAATGTCATTGATGCGATCACCTTAATCAGTGAGCATGTTGACGAGCATCTTTGTTTAATCAATCCGGATGGCTATTTAACCGGAATTATTAGCTATAGTGATCTGGCAGCTAGTCTTGATCCGCAATTTCTTGCGCAAAATAAATCGTTACGACAAGTGGTGCGCCTGAGTAGAATTGTTAGGGTCAGGGTCGATGATAGCTTAGAACAAGCATTTAAAAAACTAGCGCCTTTAAATCAAAGTGCGGCACTGGTTTTGGCGGACTCGGATACCCAGCCCGTTGGGATCATCACGCAAAGTGATTTGATTCGTCTGTTTGATGAGAAGGTTGATTGGCAGAGACCGGTCGGTGACTATATGAGTAGTCCTTTGGTCACTTTGCATGAAGATATGACGCTGCATGATGCGCTTAATTTTAGTCGAGAACAGCATATTAAGCGTTTAGTTGTTGTTGATGAACAAGAAAGAATTTGCGGGATTTTGCATCAAAAAGATTTAGTGGCATTAGTTTATCAGGATTGGGCTGCGCTGTTGAAAAGTCAAAAGCGCCAAGCTGAAGCCGAGCGTGATTTGTTTGCTGGTGGTCCGGTTAGTGTGCTGATTTGGCATGCTAAAGAAGGTTGGCCTATTGAGTTTGTGTCAAAAAATATTGAACAACTCTTAGGTTATAGCTCCGAAATGATCGATAAAAGTCAAGGGTTATATTCTAATTTAATACATCTTGAGGATCGACAACGTATTGAGCAGGAGAGAGCGCGTTATCTTGATGAGGGATTAGGTTTTTGGGAGTCGCGCTACCGCTTAATGCATAAAGATGGCTCGATTCGGTGGGTTTATGACTATACGCGTCCTGAATACAACGATCGTGGTGAGTTGGTCAAGCTTTATGGTTATTTGCTTGATCAAACAGAGTATATTTTGCTAAATGAACAGCTTGCTGTATCGCAACAGCGCGCGCTGCAAGCGGATCAAGCCAAATCCGAGTTTTTAGCGAATATGAGTCACGAAATTCGAACACCAATGAACGCGATTATTGGACTCAGCGAGTTAATCGATGACCCGAAAATGTCAATCGACTCTAAGACAAAAATAAAACAAATTCAGCAAGCTGCTCGAGGTCTAATGTCGGTTTTGAATGATATCCTTGATTTTACTCGACTTGAGACAACGCAGGTGCAACTCGTTGAAGAGGACTTCTATTTGGCAGATATTGAAGAAAGCTTGAAAGGCTTATTTCAATATGCCGCGCAGGCTAAAAACTTAGTTTTTACGATTGATACCGATGTTCAATTTCCTCAGGCCTTTATTGGTGATAAATTTCGACTGACACAGATTTTAACTAATCTAGTGGGTAATGCGATTAAATTCACTGAGCAGGGTTTTGTTAGGTTGGTGATACGTATTGTTAAGCTTGAGGGGGAGCAGGCCTGCTTGTCATTTGAGGTGAGTGATTCGGGCATTGGCATCTCTGCTGAAAACAAGGCCAAGTTATTTCAGCCCTTTAGCCAAGCGGACGGCTCGATTACAAGACAATATGGGGGATCTGGCCTGGGGCTGGTGATTAGTCAAGGCTTGGTTGAGGCCTTAAATGGTGAAGGGATTGAGCTAGAAACATTGGAAGGCAAGGGTTCCACTTTTAGTTTTCGTTTGCCATTAAAGTTGAGAAACGATGCTCAGGCAGGTTCGGCTGTAAATTTAGATGAGCCGATTTTCCAGCTAAAAGGGCGTGTTTTGGTGGTAGAAGATAATCCTATCAATCGGCAAGTGCTTAAGGCACAGTTAGAAAGTTTTGGTTTAAATGTCACCTTGGCCGCTTCGGGTGAAGAGGGGGTTGAGGTTTGTAACCAAGCAATGTTTGATCTGGTATTAATGGATATTCAAATGCCAGGTATTGATGGTTTTCAAGCGACCCTTTTAATAAAACAAACCCATCCGGATTTGCCGATTATTGCCTTAACAGCCTCAGCAACCCAACAGAGTCGAGAAAAAGCTTTACAAGCGGGGATGACAGATCACTTGTGTAAACCGATTGATAGTCAGTTATTGCACTTTGCTCTTGCGCGTTGGCTTGAACAAGGTAATCGACCGATTAGAGCCTCAAGGTCTTCTAGCTTTGAACAATCATTTGCTTTTGGTTTTAAGTTAAAAGGTATAAGTATTAAGCAGGGCTTAAGTCGATTAGAAGGTAACCAAAAACTTTACAGGCATTTGTTAGCTAATTTCTTACGCCAGATGGATGGGACGTATCACTCGCTGTATGGCTTGTTGCTAAGTTTATCTAATCAAAACTTAGCGGAATGGGTACAGGTGAAGGCGATGACGCATAGCTTAAAAAGTGTCGCTAGTAATTTAGCATTAATTGATTTGACCGATGTGTTAAACCATCTTGACCAGAAGTTGTCTGACCAGTTGGTGCCTTCAGAAGTTGAATTAAATCAATTTCAGCAGGTTATGAATCAAACTATCGAGTCGGTTAAGTTTTTAATTGATAATTGGCAGAGTGAGGCAGTACTTGGCGTGTTTGATAAGCAGGGGGCATTAGAGCAATTAAAGACCTTAAAAGCCGCCGTTCATGTTAATGAATATATTAGCCTGGATCGATTAACGGCCTTTGAAAAAGTTTTATCCAAGGACTTGCTCGAACGTTATTATCCTGAAATTCAATTGGCGGTTACTGAGTTTAATTTTCGTCAGGCGGAGGTTTTGCTGTCAGCACTTGAAAAGGATATTTTGGCTTTAGTGCCTGGAGAACAATAA
- a CDS encoding homoserine kinase produces the protein MSVYTLIERQQLSEFLNTYDVGSLVDFEGISAGIENTNYFVDTEKGRFVLTIFEHHCHQELGYFLDIMAFMAEHQIPTAHPKADLEGHYLKTLAGKPAALVERLKGKTLDHPNQEQCEVMAQALAKFHLAGMQFDRYRANDRDLNWAQAVIEQIKDLMSADDQVLAGNELAFQATVDWTGLPQSVIHADLFTDNAMFEGSVLTGIIDLYYACHGACLYDLAVMVNDWCRNSDNCIDFDKLSGVLAAYQRVRPLTEVEHSTWNAALRMASFRFWLSRLKDKLIPREGEMTMIKDPAVFRDVLVFHRKNR, from the coding sequence ATGTCGGTTTATACGCTTATTGAGCGCCAACAGCTTTCTGAATTTTTGAATACCTATGATGTTGGATCCTTGGTGGATTTTGAAGGTATTAGTGCAGGTATAGAAAACACTAACTATTTTGTTGATACTGAAAAAGGGCGTTTCGTTCTAACGATTTTTGAACATCATTGTCATCAAGAGCTCGGTTATTTTTTAGATATTATGGCTTTTATGGCTGAACATCAGATTCCAACGGCACATCCAAAAGCAGATTTAGAAGGTCATTATCTTAAAACGCTAGCTGGAAAACCTGCGGCGTTGGTTGAGCGCTTAAAAGGAAAAACACTGGATCATCCTAATCAGGAGCAGTGTGAGGTCATGGCTCAAGCCTTGGCTAAATTTCATCTTGCCGGTATGCAGTTTGATCGTTATAGAGCAAATGATCGCGATTTAAATTGGGCGCAAGCGGTGATTGAACAAATTAAAGATTTAATGAGCGCGGATGATCAAGTATTGGCTGGAAATGAACTGGCATTTCAAGCTACAGTCGATTGGACAGGCTTACCACAAAGCGTTATTCATGCAGACTTGTTTACTGACAATGCGATGTTTGAGGGTTCAGTTTTAACCGGTATTATTGATTTGTACTATGCCTGTCATGGTGCTTGCTTGTATGACCTAGCGGTAATGGTAAATGATTGGTGCAGAAATTCAGATAATTGTATTGATTTTGACAAGCTATCTGGTGTGCTAGCCGCTTATCAAAGGGTGAGGCCACTAACTGAGGTGGAACACAGCACATGGAATGCTGCTTTAAGGATGGCTTCTTTCCGTTTTTGGTTGTCACGATTAAAAGATAAACTGATCCCACGTGAAGGTGAAATGACGATGATTAAGGATCCAGCAGTTTTTAGAGATGTTTTAGTTTTCCATCGAAAAAACCGCTAG
- a CDS encoding c-type cytochrome — MFNTKKTMIASAVAGVMMASGVAMAMSGNGDGAKAGNLVTPDANHNPELTGVKGFPENWRQIIEAADGKYLDGAVVKAILGEDDRMRLVEKMDPNNPYSFEVADSIDGGPHGNMQCKVPEAFIDVHARANENYFNDTSFVAYGYGTPIAESALDVWKIHVDADGNGLPPLDVGMNVLQGGDLYIQFCAMCHGEFGEGAKGYLPLTEGDPLPLVTSDFNDSAPVKTIQNYWPYATTLFDYNRRAMPFWTPNMPMIGDAGYMGITGYILQMNGIPLDDQGTQIEDDDFFNAEMLMQANKYLANAGNFFCDHRPVIANERCMSDCPDYMVGDGTGDIHNYRTAGRLPDGTPAYNVDQRIGVDAPGVGHHGF, encoded by the coding sequence ATGTTCAATACTAAAAAAACGATGATCGCATCTGCGGTAGCGGGTGTGATGATGGCATCTGGTGTAGCTATGGCTATGTCAGGTAATGGTGATGGTGCAAAAGCAGGCAATCTAGTTACCCCTGATGCAAACCATAACCCAGAGTTGACAGGCGTTAAAGGCTTTCCGGAAAACTGGCGTCAAATTATTGAAGCAGCGGACGGTAAGTATTTGGATGGTGCGGTGGTTAAAGCCATATTAGGTGAAGACGATCGTATGCGTTTAGTTGAGAAGATGGATCCAAATAATCCTTACTCGTTTGAGGTTGCTGATTCTATCGATGGTGGTCCACACGGCAATATGCAGTGTAAAGTGCCTGAAGCCTTTATTGATGTTCATGCTCGTGCAAACGAAAACTACTTTAACGACACTTCATTCGTAGCCTATGGTTACGGTACGCCGATTGCAGAATCAGCACTTGATGTATGGAAGATTCACGTTGATGCTGATGGTAATGGTTTGCCTCCGCTAGACGTGGGTATGAATGTTCTACAAGGTGGTGATCTTTACATTCAGTTCTGCGCCATGTGTCATGGTGAGTTTGGTGAAGGCGCAAAAGGATACCTTCCTTTAACTGAGGGTGATCCTTTGCCATTGGTGACGTCTGACTTTAACGATTCAGCGCCGGTTAAAACTATTCAAAACTACTGGCCTTATGCAACCACCTTGTTTGACTACAACCGTCGTGCAATGCCTTTCTGGACACCAAACATGCCAATGATTGGTGATGCGGGTTACATGGGTATCACTGGTTACATTCTGCAAATGAACGGCATTCCTCTAGATGATCAGGGAACTCAGATAGAGGATGACGATTTCTTTAACGCAGAAATGTTAATGCAGGCGAATAAGTATCTAGCTAACGCAGGTAACTTCTTCTGTGATCACCGTCCGGTAATTGCAAACGAGCGTTGCATGAGTGACTGTCCTGACTATATGGTGGGTGACGGCACAGGTGATATTCACAACTACCGCACAGCAGGCCGTTTACCAGATGGTACGCCAGCTTACAACGTTGACCAGCGTATTGGTGTTGATGCACCGGGTGTTGGTCACCACGGCTTCTAA
- the soxC gene encoding sulfite dehydrogenase, producing the protein MTDKVVEKVAVQTEESRNQGRRAFLKGGAAVAGGVLFTQAASAREIKFNPAKAVAPYAGREEITDVLQDQAARKALGWGVRQYPYGMPSPFEKEVQRRTLEWLTPDSMASITMTPLQSLHGMITPNGLHFERYHGGGININPDEHRLVIHGLVERPLIFTMDDLKRFPSESRVLFAECPANGAMEWKGVQLNSVQWTHGMMSCVEWTGVKLSTLLKEAGIKPEGTWLIPEGADASGMARSVPVELGMDDCMIAYAQNGEALRPENGYPIRLVVPGCEANMWVKHLRRIQVTNVPLQHREETSKYTELMPDGTVQNMSWYMEANSVITYPSPDFKMQGPGRYVAKGIAWSGRGKVDHVDITFDGGRNWTEAKLTSAVLPKAWTRFELEFDWDGSELLMMSRTTDETGYVQPGMPQMRSIEGTNNVYHRTAMVTWKVHAHNSEFGGMIENVQY; encoded by the coding sequence ATGACAGATAAAGTAGTAGAAAAGGTTGCGGTTCAGACTGAAGAATCTCGTAACCAAGGCCGTCGCGCTTTCCTTAAAGGTGGTGCCGCGGTAGCGGGGGGTGTACTTTTCACTCAGGCAGCAAGTGCACGTGAAATTAAATTTAACCCAGCTAAGGCGGTTGCGCCTTATGCCGGTCGTGAAGAAATCACTGACGTATTACAAGATCAAGCTGCGCGTAAAGCGTTGGGTTGGGGTGTTCGTCAATACCCATACGGTATGCCTTCTCCTTTCGAGAAAGAAGTGCAGCGTCGTACGCTAGAGTGGTTAACACCTGACTCTATGGCATCAATCACTATGACGCCACTACAAAGCTTACACGGTATGATTACTCCTAACGGTCTTCACTTTGAGCGTTATCATGGTGGTGGGATCAATATCAATCCTGATGAGCACCGTTTGGTTATCCACGGTTTAGTTGAACGTCCATTGATCTTCACGATGGATGACCTTAAGCGTTTCCCATCTGAGTCTCGTGTTTTATTTGCAGAGTGTCCGGCTAACGGCGCGATGGAATGGAAAGGGGTTCAGTTGAACTCAGTTCAGTGGACACACGGCATGATGTCTTGTGTTGAATGGACCGGTGTTAAGCTTTCTACTCTTCTTAAGGAAGCAGGTATTAAGCCTGAAGGCACTTGGCTAATTCCTGAGGGTGCAGATGCTTCCGGTATGGCGCGTTCTGTGCCTGTTGAGCTGGGCATGGATGATTGTATGATCGCTTATGCGCAAAACGGTGAAGCGCTACGTCCTGAAAATGGCTATCCAATCCGTTTAGTAGTGCCTGGATGTGAAGCGAACATGTGGGTTAAGCACTTGCGTCGTATTCAAGTGACTAACGTGCCATTACAGCACCGTGAAGAAACCTCTAAGTACACCGAGTTGATGCCAGATGGTACCGTACAGAATATGTCATGGTACATGGAAGCGAACTCTGTAATCACCTATCCATCGCCAGATTTCAAAATGCAAGGTCCAGGCCGTTATGTAGCGAAAGGAATTGCATGGTCAGGTCGCGGTAAGGTTGATCACGTTGATATCACGTTTGACGGTGGCCGTAACTGGACTGAAGCGAAATTGACTTCAGCAGTATTGCCGAAGGCTTGGACACGTTTTGAACTTGAATTCGACTGGGATGGTAGCGAGTTACTGATGATGAGTCGTACTACGGATGAAACCGGTTATGTTCAACCTGGTATGCCGCAAATGCGTTCTATCGAAGGCACTAACAACGTTTATCACCGTACTGCGATGGTAACTTGGAAGGTTCACGCCCACAACAGCGAATTCGGAGGCATGATTGAAAATGTTCAATACTAA
- the hemB gene encoding porphobilinogen synthase, producing the protein MIERQFPITRMRRMRAQSFSRRLMREHQLTTDDLIYPMFVIEGFNLREPVPSMPGVERLTIDLLLEEAEELVELGIPMIALFPVVPVEHKTLEAEEAYNPEGLAQRAVRAVKAAFPELGVMTDVALDPFTTHGQDGIIDENGYVLNDDTIDVLMKQALSHAEAGADVIGPSDMMDGRIIEIRELLEDHGFHNTRIMAYSAKYASSYYGPFRDAVGSAANLGKSDKANYQMDPANSNEALHEVALDINEGADMVMVKPGLPYLDIVHRIKSEFKVPTYAYHVSGEYAMLKAAAQNGWLDERKVAMETLLCFKRAGADGILTYYAKQVAIWLEEDAAL; encoded by the coding sequence ATGATTGAACGACAGTTTCCGATTACCCGCATGCGACGTATGCGCGCCCAATCATTTTCACGCCGCCTAATGCGTGAACATCAATTAACTACCGATGACTTAATTTATCCGATGTTTGTCATTGAAGGCTTCAATTTACGCGAACCCGTTCCATCCATGCCTGGTGTTGAGCGTTTAACCATTGATTTACTTCTTGAAGAAGCTGAAGAACTGGTTGAATTGGGCATACCAATGATTGCCCTTTTTCCGGTCGTGCCCGTCGAGCATAAAACGCTAGAAGCAGAAGAAGCCTATAACCCTGAAGGTCTAGCTCAACGAGCGGTGCGTGCAGTTAAAGCTGCGTTTCCTGAACTTGGCGTTATGACAGATGTAGCCCTAGACCCCTTTACCACCCACGGGCAAGATGGAATTATTGATGAAAATGGCTATGTACTGAACGACGACACGATTGACGTGCTGATGAAACAAGCCTTATCCCACGCAGAAGCTGGCGCAGACGTGATTGGGCCCTCTGACATGATGGATGGTCGAATTATCGAAATTCGTGAACTACTTGAAGATCATGGTTTTCATAACACGAGAATCATGGCCTATTCCGCTAAGTATGCTTCCTCCTATTACGGCCCATTCCGCGACGCCGTTGGTTCAGCAGCAAACCTGGGCAAAAGTGACAAGGCCAACTATCAAATGGATCCTGCCAATAGTAATGAAGCCTTGCATGAAGTTGCTTTAGATATTAACGAAGGTGCTGACATGGTCATGGTTAAACCAGGCCTGCCTTATTTGGATATCGTTCACCGTATTAAATCTGAATTTAAAGTCCCGACCTATGCCTATCATGTCAGTGGCGAGTATGCCATGCTCAAAGCCGCAGCCCAAAATGGCTGGCTAGATGAACGTAAGGTAGCAATGGAAACCCTGCTTTGTTTCAAACGTGCTGGTGCTGACGGCATCTTGACCTACTATGCAAAGCAGGTAGCTATCTGGCTAGAAGAAGATGCCGCATTATGA